A genomic window from Fusarium oxysporum Fo47 chromosome X, complete sequence includes:
- a CDS encoding FAD-linked oxidase-like protein, whose amino-acid sequence MPTNGVQYLINCRDPTSKVVLPDVTLVRTGMDALPNPDADTNAPPHEQEPNSTWQLFNYGFGPYNDGIFTQSPLGIVVKMGIWLMVNPGGYQSYLITIPKDEDLHQAIEIIRPLRTSMVLQNVPTVRHVLLDAAVMGSRDKFTTSKKPLNDKELDEISEKLNLGRWNFYGALCGPEPIRKVMWKVVKDAFSAIPGTKFDFLEDMPDNVVLQTRDLTLQGIPTMTELEWVNWLPNGAHLFFSPIAKVTGDDAVAQYALTRKRCEEAGFDFIGTFVVGMREMHLNTTIKNALDPKGICRPRSTKL is encoded by the exons ATGCCAACTAATGGAGTTCAGTATCTTATAAACTGCAGAGATCCTACTTCTAAAGTTGTACTTCCCGACGTCACACTAGTCCGTACGGGAATGGATGCTTTGCCAAACCCAGATGCGGATACAAACGCCCCTCCACACGAGCAAGAGCCCAACTCGACGTGGCAACTGTTTAACTACGGCTTTGGTCCCTACAACGATGGCATTTTTACTCAATCGCCTCTTGGTATTGTTGTCAAAATGGGTATCTGGCTCATGGTGAACCCTGGCGGGTATCAGTCATACTTAATCACTATTCCTAAAGATGAGGATCTTCACCAGGCCATTGAGATCATTCGACCGCTTCGGACTTCAATGGTGCTCCAAAATGTTCCCACTGTTAGACATGTACTTTTGGATGCAGCTGTCATG GGATCTCGAGACAAGTTCACGACTTCGAAAAAGCCACTCAATGATAAGGAACTCGATGAGATCTCAGAGAAGCTCAACCTAGGCCGCTGGAATTTCTATGGGGCGCTTTGTGGCCCTGAACCCATTCGGAAGGTTATGTGGAAAGTTGTCAAGGATGCTTTCTCAGCCATCCCCGGGACCAAGTTTGACTTCCTGGAGGATATGCCTGACAATGTTGTTTTGCAGACTAGAGATCTTACCCTCCAGGGAATTCCCACCATGACTGAGCTTGAATGGGT CAACTGGCTGCCCAATGGAGCTCACCTGTTCTTCTCCCCCATCGCCAAAGTCACGGGCGACGACGCGGTCGCTCAGTATGCCTTGACCCGCAAACGTTGCGAAGAAGCAGGTTTCGACTTCATCGGAACATTTGTCGTGGGAATGAGGGAGATGCATCTCAATACGACAATCAAGAATGCATTAGACCCCAAGGGAATTTGCCGCCCG CGCTCTACAAAGCTGTAG
- a CDS encoding long-chain specific acyl-CoA dehydrogenase — MPPAVHQVPFADPPWLRGAPSPYFNASHRRFQAACREFVDENLNKNALDWETAEEVPSNLFEVFAKGNFILPSLPAPLPVEWLRKLGITHMPGQVPVEEWDTLHTMIYADEMSRSGLAGPPGSITTGVAFGIPPLLHYAEPQLQERFLPDLLVGRKRICIAITEPDAGSDVANITTTATLSGNEYIINGTKKWITNGMMADYASMAVRTGGENSGGKGISLILVPLKDHPGVTRRRLKVAGQIVAGTSFIELDDVRVPRENLIGRENEGMKYIMHNFNHERMFISVGVTRQARVALSSAFAYCLQRKAFNKTLMEQPVVRHRLAKCGAILEAQWSWVESFAYQLSKMPKETADQELGGLTALCKANAGIVLDECARCAVLLFGGNGYTRTGKGEIAEKIYREVPGARIPGGSEDVLLDLAIRQLTKQFRAQLAEETTQAKI, encoded by the exons ATGCCCCCTGCCGTTCACCAAGTCCCCTTCGCAGACCCCCCGTGGCTTAGAGGCGCCCCGTCGCCGTACTTCAACGCGTCGCATCGCAGATTCCAGGCTGCTTGTCGCGAATTCGTCGATGAGAACCTAAACAAGAATGCCCTGGACTGGGAAACAGCAGAGGAGGTACCATCCAACTTATTCGAGGTCTTTGCAAAGGGTAACTTCATCCTGCCGTCTTTGCCAGCGCCTTTACCTGTAGAATGGCTTCGAAAGCTAGGCATAACTCATATGCCCGGCCAGGTACCTGTAGAGGAATGGGACACTTTGCATACGATGATATATGCAGATGAG ATGAGCCGCTCCGGCCTTGCTGGACCACCTGGCTCCATCACCACTGGCGTTGCTTTTGGTATCCCCCCTCTGTTGCATTATGCAGAGCCTCAGCTACAAGAAAGATTTCTCCCAGATCTCTTAGTCGGGCGAAAGAGAATCTGTATTGCTATTACGGAGCCAGA TGCTGGCTCTGACGTCGCCAACATTACCACGACGGCTACTCTGAGTGGCAACGAATATATCATTAACGGGACCAAAAAGTGGATTACCAATGGAATGATGGCAGACTATGCTAGCATGGCAGTCCGAACTGGTGGGGAAAACTCTGGAGGAAAAGGCATTTCTTTAATCTTAGTCCCGCTCAAGGACCATCCTGGCGTGACAAGGAGACGACTTAAAGTTGCGGGGCAGATTGTGGCTGGAACTTCCTTTATCGAACTTGATGATGTGAGAGTCCCACGGGAAAACCTGATCGGGCGTGAGAACGAGGGCATGAAGTACATCATGCACAACTTTAACCACGAGCGTATGTTTATCTCTGTTGGTGTCACCCGTCAGGCTCGAGTTGCCCTGAGCAGCGCCTTCGCTTATTGTCTTCAGCGCAAGGCATTCAACAAG ACCCTCATGGAACAACCCGTGGTACGTCACCGACTGGCTAAATGTGGTGCAATCCTGGAAGCGCAATGGTCCTGGGTAGAATCATTTGCATACCAGCTCTCCAAGATGCCTAAGGAAACAGCAGACCAAGAACTCGGTGGTCTGACCGCTCTGTGCAAAGCCAACGCTGGCATTGTTCTTGACGAGTGTGCGAGATGCGCTGTTCTATTGTTCGGCGGCAACGGTTATACACGTACGGGCAAGGGCGAGATTGCGGAGA AGATTTATCGAGAAGTGCCTGGGGCCAGGATTCCTGGTGGAAGCGAGGATGTTCTGTTGGACTTGGCGATTAGGCAACTAACTAAGCAGTTCCGTGCACAACTGGCCGAGGAGACAACCCAAGCCAAGATTTAA
- a CDS encoding chondroitin AC/alginate lyase: MLGLEASSALKSVYAASDSKATPYSPIPTNAPKTWVHPGVFVSGPQLDHIAKRIEAKENPWTEALDSMLNMSYISPTRTAEPYETVQCGPTSTPNIGCYQEREDSMAAYMNALAWWITKDKHYAEKSIHYMDAWSSTIQGHNNSNAPLQAAWSAANWVRAGEIMRSSYEHWSKKSIKTFSDMLRHAYIPIIEDGAPQKNGNWELVMIESTIGAAVFLEDAALYEKSLELFSGRVPAYIYLTSDGKYPVQGRGGINTTAEIIKFWHNQKTFPISGITQETCRDFAHTSFGISSISHIAETLRIQGMDVWRSTDVGARVKAALELHTALDSKEKPIPKWLCNGTIPDTMNPMLEPAYNALAFNLGHRMPFTKNVLLSQRPAGISGHPLFIGFETLTNAKTSFKL; the protein is encoded by the exons ATGCTTGGTTTGGAAGCTTCCTCCGCCCTTAAATCTGTATATGCGGCAAGTGATAGTAAAGCGACTCCTTATTCTCCCATTCCTACCAACGCGCCCAAGACATGGGTTCATCCAGGAGTTTTCGTTTCCGGGCCACAGCTCGATCACATTGCCAAGAGGATCGAGGCTAAGGAGAATCCTTGGACGGAGGCATTGGATTCCATGCTTAACATGTCGTACATCTCGCCTACGCGAACGGCCGAGCCATATGAGACGGTCCAGTGCGGACCGACATCGACGCCCAACATTGGGTGTTATCAGGAGCGCGAGGACTCCATGGCGGCATACATGAACGCATTGGCATGGTGGATCACGAAGGACAAGCACTATGCTGAGAAATCCATCCATTATATGGATGCCTGGTCTAGCACGATCCAAGGtcacaacaacagcaatgCACCACTGCAGGCGGCCTGGTCGGCCGCTAATTGGGTACGTGCAGGTGAAATCATGCGCTCGAGCTATGAACACTGGTCCAAGAAGAGTATCAAGACGTTCTCTGACATGCTACGACACGCCTACATCCCCATCATCGAGGACGGCGCCCCGCAGAAGAATGGAAACTGGGAACTAG TGATGATTGAGTCTACCATAGGGGCTGCCGTCTTCCTTGAAGATGCAGCTCTCTACGAAAAGTCCTTGGAGTTGTTCTCCGGCCGTGTTCCCGCGTACATCTACCTGACTTCTGATGGGAAGTATCCCGTGCAAGGCCGTGGTGGGATCAATACCACCGCGGAGATTATCAAATTCTGGCACAATCAAAAAACCTTCCCAATTAGTGGCATCACGCAGGAGACCTGCCGAGATTTTGCCCACACCAGCTTTGGCATCTCATCCATCTCTCACATCGCCGAGACGCTGCGTATCCAAGGTATGGACGTGTGGAGATCCACGGACGTTGGTGCGCGTGTTAAGGCGGCCCTCGAGCTACACACTGCACTGGATTCAAAAGAGAAACCCATTCCTAAGTGGCTGTGCAATGGCACTATTCCTGACACTATGAATCCAA TGTTAGAGCCAGCTTATAATGCACTGGCCTTTAATTTGGGTCACAGAATGCCTTTTACTAAGAACGTCTTATTGAGTCAGCGTCCAGCGGGCATTAGTGGACATCCACTATTTATTGGATTCGAGACACTGACAAATGCTAAAACGTCATTTAAACTATAA
- a CDS encoding chaperonin 10-like protein: MKSVVFKGVKQVALEDRPKPTIQDPTDIVVKVKYTALCGSELHVFRGHQPSGTGFIMGHEFTGVVDEVGSAISKLQPGDAIVSPFTVSCGECFFCKHGFSSRCDKSLLFGTVPLDGAQAEYVRIPYAESTVVKAPEEIDDLKLCLMADIFPTGCYAASNGLKDLSKEQAEDSIVVLIGCGPVGICALIAALEYKPKAILAVDGIASRLSLAKSLGAEPWNYLTQKDDLEKRVKELSDGRGADVIIEVVGHSSALDMGFKLLRPWGIISSVGVHNGEIPWTGNQAYGKNLTIKMGRCPVRSIFENSLKLLAKKQHLLDFMTATVMPLSNALEGYELFDSMKVQKVIFDAEK; the protein is encoded by the exons ATGAAGTCCGTCGTATTCAAAGGAGTCAAGCAAGTGGCTCTTGAAGATCGGCCGAAACCCACAATTCAAGACCCAACCGATATCGTTGTAAAGGTTAAGTACACAGCTTTGTGTGGAAG CGAACTTCATGTCTTTCGCGGCCACCAACCTTCCGGAACCGGCTTCATCATGGGCCATGAATTCACGGGCGTCGTCGATGAAGTTGGCTCTGCTATCTCCAAACTCCAACCCGGGGATGCGATCGTAAGCCCTTTCACCGTGAGCTGCGGAGAGTGCTTCTTTTGCAAGCATGGGTTCTCGTCACGATGTGACAAAAGTCTTCTCTTTGGCACTGTTCCTCTTGATGGAGCGCAGGCTGAGTACGTGAGAATTCCGTATGCTGAAAGTACTGTCGTAAAGGCTCCTGAGGAGATTGACGACCTCAAACTATGCCTCATGGCAGATATCTTCCCAACCGGCTGTTATGCTGCATCTAATGGTCTGAAGGATTTGAGTAAAGAGCAAGCGGAGGATAGTATCGTTGTTCTGATCGGTTGCGGACCAGTGGGCATCTGTGCGCTCATCGCCGCGTTGGAGTATAAGCCCAAGGCTATTCTCGCAGTTGACGGTATCGCGTCTAGACTATCACTTGCCAAGAGTCTTGGTGCCGAACCATGGAATTACCTCACCCAGAAAGATGATCTGGAAAAGCGAGTCAAGGAATTAAGTGACGGTCGTGGCGCTGATGTGATCATTGAGGTTGTTGGACATAGCTCAGCTCTAGATATGggcttcaagcttcttcgACCCTGGGGCATCATCTCTAGTGTCGGTGTTCACAATGGGGAGATTCCGTGGACTGGCAATCAGGCTTACGGGAAGAACCTGACTATTAAGATGGGCAGATGTCCGGTCAGGA GCATCTTTGAAAACTCTCTGAAGCTGCTGGCAAAGAAGCAGCATCTCCTAGA TTTCATGACCGCGACGGTAATGCCGTTGAGTAATGCTCTTGAAGGCTACGAGCTTTTCGACTCGATGAAAGTCCAAAAGGTCATATTTGACGCGGAGAAATAA
- a CDS encoding cytochrome P450: MATKQFYLLGEAPSTAREVDLPPAVDFEELQNIVASHFAIVKPNGVGFVHDDRRLNVASEVLDKEEPIAVSVNGNAVRDVPGPAGIPYFGNYLEIYPDHLGNHQRLFEKYGPLFVTNSMGNRLYQTNSAELSNIFLAEDHYFTKDIVPGHPLHPIKNQEAGVFLADTDTEQWRLAHKFLPPALGPKAVRHYAPTMQRTVEQSFKVFDELDGKGEAWNVYQYMLKLGSQAVGKLVLGMDFAHFEAVDSSLHEMVLKIAENLELNKRVSSMGAWYAKMPFGDPKKVRDTMGRIMEMMTESIARASKGQEDLELQDAALKAENVVDNKGNKLPPSQFAPTLLVATAAGFTTTSSLLSWLIYSLVKYPGNQERLVQELIDNDWDEDTQVTAETTSKLSFLDKFIKETQRLHNPSFQPGRTAKVDMILPGGYRLPKGAVVISALHHMHNNKDIWENPGRFDPDRWDTEQVKNRPPGSYIPFATGPRMCVGFNFALQEIKVFLPKLVYRYKFSLAQDGPIEYDPYFQLIRPNNLYVNILPRRQLVTALATLSAALLLVTIDQNGISVTIPTIAKDLDAGATISWAGTSSLIANTCFQMLYGRLSDVFGRKVIFVSAALLLCVADLLCSLSQNAIMFYVSRAIAGIGGGGVQNLVNIIISDIVTLEQRGKIQGVVGGTVGLGNVIGPFIAAGIMQKSSWRVFFWLLTPLSFITAVLAYIFLPSKPPTIGFWEGISKIDWVGSLVSGAGIVLLLIPISGGGSYFSWDSPLSISFLAVGGALFIAFIGWEWKMAKLPMMPSKRTCLKFVSKMNITDHSNLVDIYKNSSLAIMLAQNCLLGAVYQSYLYYVPLYLQNPHQYSAIKSAAVYTPLVAAQMIASIGSGQYISRRLRYGEVIIFGFAIWTLGAGLALLFTRHTSPAVIAVILAIVGTGVGCIFQPTLIALQAHSPKSRRAVIISNRNFYRCIGGACGLAVSAAVLQAQLRATLPTAYKSLASSTYVLPESMRQVPAVLDAYMSASHSVFILQVPLIGLCLLGTAFIRDRGLEPVKDT, translated from the exons ATGGCAACAAAACAATTTTATCTCTTGGGGGAGGCTCCGTCCACCGCTAGAGAAGTTGACCTGCCGCCGGCTGTTGACTTTGAGGAGCTTCAAAACATTGTCGCATCTCACTTTGCCATTGTCAAGCCAAATG GCGTTGGCTTTGTTCACGATGATCGAAGGCTCAATGTAGCATCTGAAGTCTTGGATAAAGAAGAGCCAATCGCTGTCTCCGTCAATGGTAACGCTGTTCGTGATGTGCCCGGCCCAGCTGGCATTCCATACTTCGGTAACTACCTAGAGATCTACCCCGATCATCTCGGCAACCACCAGCGCCTATTCGAGAAATATGGGCCGTTATTTGTCACAAACAGCATGGGCAACCGCCTCTACCAGACCAATAGCGCCGAGCTCTCCAATATCTTCCTCGCCGAAGACCACTATTTCACGAAAGACATCGTCCCCGGCCATCCCCTCCACCCAATCAAGAACCAAGAAGCAGGCGTCTTTCTTGCCGATACCGACACGGAGCAATGGCGCCTTGCTCACAAATTCCTCCCGCCCGCGCTTGGACCAAAAGCCGTTCGCCATTACGCTCCCACCATGCAGCGAACGGTAGAGCAGTCCTTCAAAGTCttcgatgagcttgatggaaAGGGCGAAGCGTGGAATGTCTACCAGTACATGCTGAAGCTTGGCTCGCAGGCAGTGGGTAAGCTTGTCCTAGGTATGGACTTTGCGCATTTCGAGGCAGTGGACTCGTCGCTGCATGAGATGGTTCTCAAGATTGCTGAGAACCTGGAGCTGAATAAGCGTGTGTCGTCTATGGGAGCTTGGTATGCTAAGATGCCGTTTGGTGATCCGAAGAAGGTTAGAGATACGATGGGGAGGATtatggagatgatgacgGAGTCGATTGCCAGAGCTTCGAAGGGACAGGAAGATCTGGAACTTCAAGATGCAGcgctcaaggctgagaatGTTGTCG ACAACAAGGGCAACAAGCTGCCGCCCTCCCAATTCGCCCCAACCTTGCTCGTAGCTACAGCCGCCGGCTTCACCACCACGTCATCTTTGCTGTCCTGGCTGATCTACAGTCTTGTCAAGTACCCAGGAAACCAAGAACGCCTTGTCCAAGAACTTATCGACAACGACTGGGATGAGGATACACAAGTCACAGCCGAGACAACGAGCAAGCTAAGCTTCCTAGACAAGTTCATCAAGGAAACCCAACGCTTGCACAATCCCTCCTTTCAGCCCGGTCGCACCGCCAAGGTTGATATGATCTTGCCAGGAGGTTACAGATTACCCAAAGGCGCAGTAGTCATCTCAGCACTGCATCACATGCATAACAACAAGGACATATGGGAGAACCCGGGGCGCTTTGACCCTGATCGCTGGGATACAGAACAGGTCAAGAATCGGCCCCCCGGATCTTACATCCCATTCGCGACAGGCCCAAGAATGTGCGTCGGTTTTAACTTTGCGTTGCAGGAGATCAAGGTGTTTTTACCGAAGCTTGTGTATCGGTACAAGTTCAGCTTGGCGCAGGACGGGCCTATTGAGTATGATCCGTACTTCCAGCTGATTCGGCCGAACAATTTGTAT GTAAATATCTTGCCTCGACGACAATTAGTTACCGCCCTCGCTACCCTCTCCGCGGCTTTACTACTCGTTACAATTGATCAAAATGGCATATCAGTAACTATCCCCACCATTGCGAAAGACTTAGACGCCGGAGCTACCATCTCATGGGCTGGCACATCCAGCTTGATCGCCAATACCTGTTTCCAGATGCTCTACGGAAGACTCTCTGATGTTTTTGGTCGCAAGGTTATTTTCGTATCTGCAGCGTTATTACTCTGTGTGGCAGACTTGCTCTGCTCGTTGAGTCAGAATGCGATTATGTTTTACGTCTCTCGGGCCATCGCCGGTATCGGCGGCGGTGGTGTTCAGAACcttgtcaacatcatcatctcggATATCGTCACTCTTGAGCAGAGAGGAAAGATTCAAGGAGTTGTTGGAGGCACCGTTGGATTGGGTAATGTGATCGGACCCTTCATTGCCGCCGGTATCATGCAAAAGTCATCATGGAGAGTGTTCTTCTGGCTTTTGACCCCGTTGTCGTTCATCACCGCGGTTTTAGCCTATATCTTTCTCCCCTCCAAGCCCCCGACTATTGGCTTTTGGGAAGGAATTTCCAAGATTGACTGGGTGGGTTCACTGGTATCAGGCGCTGGTATTGTACTGCTTCTGATCCCTATCTCCGGAG GAGGTTCATATTTCTCATGGGACTCGCCACTATCGATAAGCTTCCTTGCAGTTGGCGGTGCGCTGTTCATAGCCTTCATAGGATGGGAATGGAAGATGGCAAAGCTTCCAATGATGCCCAGTAAGAGGACCTGCCTGAAGTTCGTTTCCAAGATGAATATAACTGATCATTCCAATTTAGTTGATATCTACAAGAACTCAAGCCTGGCTATCATGCTTGCCCAGAACTGTCTGCTCGGTGCTGTTTACCAGTCCTACCTCTACTACGTTCCACTTTATCTCCAAAACCCTCACCAGTACAGTGCGATCAAATCAGCAGCGGTTTACACCCCATTGGTGGCAGCGCAAATGATTGCTTCTATTGGTTCGGGACAATACATCAGTCGCCGTCTCCGATACGGTGAGGTGATCATATTCGGTTTTGCTATCTGGACTTT AGGGGCAGGCCTTGCGCTACTATTTACAAGACATACTAGTCCAGCCGTTATCGCTGTGATACTAGCCATTGTCGGAACAGGAGTCGGGTGTATTTTTCAACCTACCCTGATCGCACTACAGGCACATTCTCCGAAGAGCCGTCGCGCAGTCATCATTTCTAACAGGAATTTCTATCGTTGTATTGGAGGCGCATGCGGTCTTGCTGTCTCTGCAGCAGTCCTCCAAGCTCAATTACGCGCTACTCTGCCAACTGCGTACAAGAGCCTTGCGAGCTCAACATACGTGCTTCCGGAGTCAATGCGCCAAGTTCCTGCGGTTTTGGATGCATACATGTCAGCTAGTCACAGTGTGTTCATATTGCAGGTTCCTTTGATTGGGCTTTGCTTGCTTGGCACGGCTTTTATCCGAGACCGAGGGCTTGAGCCAGTGAAGGATACGTAA